From a single Leopardus geoffroyi isolate Oge1 chromosome E1, O.geoffroyi_Oge1_pat1.0, whole genome shotgun sequence genomic region:
- the DPH1 gene encoding 2-(3-amino-3-carboxypropyl)histidine synthase subunit 1 isoform X1 yields MAALVEAVAAEPGGRSGPGSGRAPRGRLANQIPPEILNNPHLQAAIQVLPSNYNFEIPKTIWRIQQAQAKKVALQMPEGLLLFACTIVDILERFTEAEAMVMGDVTYGACCVDDFTARALGADFLVHYGHSCLVPMDTSVQDFRVLYVFVDIRIDTTHLLDSIRLTFPPASSLALVSTIQFVSTLQAAAQELKAEYRVSVPQCKPLSPGEILGCTSSHLPKEVEAVVYLGDGRFHLESVMIANPSVPAYRYDPYSKVLSREHYDHQRMQANRQEAITTARSAKSWGLILGTLGRQGSPKILEHLESRLQALGLPFMRLLLSEIFPSKLSLFPEVDVWVQVACPRLSIDWGTAFPKPLLTPYEAVVALRDISWQQPYPMDFYAGSSLGPWTVNHGRNRPPQALGRPSLRKMQMQEEPTRPTPAAACDDCSCREEKGAPLIP; encoded by the exons ATGGCGGCGCTGGTGGAGGCGGTGGCTGCAGAGCCCGGTGGCCGAAGCGGCCCTGGCAGCG GTCGAGCCCCTCGGGGACGCTTGGCCAATCAGATCCCCCCTGAGATCCTGAACAACCCCCACCTGCAGGCAGCCATTCAAGTCTTGCCTTCCAACTATAACTTTGAGATTCCCAAGACCATCTGGAGGATTCAACAGGCTCAGGCCAAGAAGG TGGCCTTGCAAATGCCTGAAGGCCTTCTCCTTTTTGCCTGCACCATTGTGGATATCTTGGAAAG GTTCACAGAGGCCGAAGCGATGGTGATGGGTGATGTGACGTATGGGGCCTGCTGTGTGGATGACTTTACTGCAAGGGCCCTGGGAGCTGACTTCCTGGTGCACTATGGCCACAGCTGCCTGG TTCCCATGGACACCTCGGTCCAAGACTTCCGGGTGCTGTACGTCTTTGTGGACATCCGGATAGATACTACCCACCTCCTGGATTCTATCCGCCTCACCTTCCCCCCAGCCAGTTCCCTTGCCTTGGTCAGCACCATTCAGTTTGTGTCAACTTTGCAG GCAGCTGCCCAGGAGCTGAAAGCTGAGTATCGTGTGAGTGTCCCACAGTGCAAGCCCCTATCTCCTGGGGAGATTCTGGGCTGTACGTCCTCCCACCTGCCCAAAGAGGTGGAGGCTGTTGT ATATCTTGGAGATGGCCGCTTCCATCTGGAGTCTGTCATGATTGCTAACCCTAGTGTCCCCGCTTACCG ATATGACCCATACAGCAAAGTCTTATCCAGAGAGCACTATGACCACCAGCGCATGCAGGCCAACCGCCAAGAAGCCATAACCACAGCCCGCTCAGCTAAATCCTGGGGCCTTATCCTGGGCACTTTGGGCCGCCAGGGCAGCCCCAagattctggag CACCTGGAATCTCGGCTCCAAGCCTTGGGACTTCCGTTCATGAGGCTGCTGCTCTCTGAGATCTTCCCCAGCAAGCTTAGCTTGTTTCCTGAGGTGGATGT GTGGGTGCAGGTGGCATGTCCACGCCTTTCCATTGACTGGGGCACAGCCTTCCCCAAGCCGCTGCTGACACCCTATGAG GCAGTGGTGGCCCTGAGGGACATTTCCTGGCAGCAACCCTACCCCATGGACTTCTACGCCGGCAGTTCCTTGGGGCCGTGGACAGTGAACCACGGACGGAACCGccccccccaggccctgggccgGCCGTCGCTGAGGAAG ATGCAAATGCAGGAGGAGCCCACGCGCCCTACTCCAGCAGCGGCCTGCGACGATTGCAGctgcagagaagaaaagggagcGCCGCTCATTCCGTAG
- the OVCA2 gene encoding esterase OVCA2, with protein sequence MARLRGGASIWSRPLRIRLPLGESLLPAPGALPGKMAARRPLRVLGLAGFRQSERAFREKTGALRKALRGRAELVCLSGPHLVANAAGPESVGPASGETALPEPCLPEEQPRGWWFSEQEADVFNALSHPTVCRGLEEALGTVAQALKKLGPFDGLLGFSQGAALAALVCALGQAGDPRFPLPRFIILVSGFCPRGLGLKEPILQGPLSLPSLHVFGDTDCVIPPQESMQLASRFTGAINLTHSGGHFIPAAAAQRQVYLKFLDQFAE encoded by the exons ATGGCCCGCCTTCGGGGTGGTGCCAGCATTTGGTCCCGCCCCTTGCGTATTCGACTTCCGCTCGGGGAAAGCCTGCTTCCGGCCCCTGGCGCGTTGCCCGGTAAGATGGCGGCGCGGCGGCCGCTGCGGGTGTTGGGGCTGGCGGGCTTCCGACAGAGCGAGCGGGCCTTCCGCGAGAAGACGGGAGCCCTGAGGAAGGCGCTGCGGGGCCGCGCCGAGCTCGTGTGCCTCAGTGGCCCGCACCTGGTCGCGAATGCCGCTGGCCCCGAGAGCGTCGGGCCAGCCTCCGGCGAGACGGCCCTGCCCG AGCCCTGCCTTCCGGAGGAGCAGCCTCGAGGCTGGTGGTTTTCAGAACAGGAAGCAGACGTTTTCAACGCCCTGAGCCATCCCACAGTGTGCAGAGGTCTGGAGGAAGCCTTGGGAACCGTGGCACAGGCACTGAAGAAACTGGGGCCTTTTGATGGGCTCCTTGGTTTCAGCCAGGGGGCCGCGCTAGCAGCCCTTGTGTGCGCCCTTGGCCAAGCGGGAGATCCTCGCTTTCCCTTGCCAAGGTTTATCATCCTGGTGTCTGGTTTCTGTCCCCGGGGCCTTGGACTCAAGGAACCCATCCTGCAGGGCCCCTTGTCGCTGCCTTCCCTCCATGTTTTCGGAGACACTGACTGTGTCATCCCCCCTCAGGAAAGTATGCAACTGGCCAGCCGATTCACTGGAGCCATCAACCTCACCCACTCTGGTGGCCATTTCATTCCAGCAGCTGCAGCCCAGCGCCAGGTCTACCTCAAGTTCTTGGACCAGTTTGCAGAGTGA
- the DPH1 gene encoding 2-(3-amino-3-carboxypropyl)histidine synthase subunit 1 isoform X2, producing the protein MPEGLLLFACTIVDILERFTEAEAMVMGDVTYGACCVDDFTARALGADFLVHYGHSCLVPMDTSVQDFRVLYVFVDIRIDTTHLLDSIRLTFPPASSLALVSTIQFVSTLQAAAQELKAEYRVSVPQCKPLSPGEILGCTSSHLPKEVEAVVYLGDGRFHLESVMIANPSVPAYRYDPYSKVLSREHYDHQRMQANRQEAITTARSAKSWGLILGTLGRQGSPKILEHLESRLQALGLPFMRLLLSEIFPSKLSLFPEVDVWVQVACPRLSIDWGTAFPKPLLTPYEAVVALRDISWQQPYPMDFYAGSSLGPWTVNHGRNRPPQALGRPSLRKMQMQEEPTRPTPAAACDDCSCREEKGAPLIP; encoded by the exons ATGCCTGAAGGCCTTCTCCTTTTTGCCTGCACCATTGTGGATATCTTGGAAAG GTTCACAGAGGCCGAAGCGATGGTGATGGGTGATGTGACGTATGGGGCCTGCTGTGTGGATGACTTTACTGCAAGGGCCCTGGGAGCTGACTTCCTGGTGCACTATGGCCACAGCTGCCTGG TTCCCATGGACACCTCGGTCCAAGACTTCCGGGTGCTGTACGTCTTTGTGGACATCCGGATAGATACTACCCACCTCCTGGATTCTATCCGCCTCACCTTCCCCCCAGCCAGTTCCCTTGCCTTGGTCAGCACCATTCAGTTTGTGTCAACTTTGCAG GCAGCTGCCCAGGAGCTGAAAGCTGAGTATCGTGTGAGTGTCCCACAGTGCAAGCCCCTATCTCCTGGGGAGATTCTGGGCTGTACGTCCTCCCACCTGCCCAAAGAGGTGGAGGCTGTTGT ATATCTTGGAGATGGCCGCTTCCATCTGGAGTCTGTCATGATTGCTAACCCTAGTGTCCCCGCTTACCG ATATGACCCATACAGCAAAGTCTTATCCAGAGAGCACTATGACCACCAGCGCATGCAGGCCAACCGCCAAGAAGCCATAACCACAGCCCGCTCAGCTAAATCCTGGGGCCTTATCCTGGGCACTTTGGGCCGCCAGGGCAGCCCCAagattctggag CACCTGGAATCTCGGCTCCAAGCCTTGGGACTTCCGTTCATGAGGCTGCTGCTCTCTGAGATCTTCCCCAGCAAGCTTAGCTTGTTTCCTGAGGTGGATGT GTGGGTGCAGGTGGCATGTCCACGCCTTTCCATTGACTGGGGCACAGCCTTCCCCAAGCCGCTGCTGACACCCTATGAG GCAGTGGTGGCCCTGAGGGACATTTCCTGGCAGCAACCCTACCCCATGGACTTCTACGCCGGCAGTTCCTTGGGGCCGTGGACAGTGAACCACGGACGGAACCGccccccccaggccctgggccgGCCGTCGCTGAGGAAG ATGCAAATGCAGGAGGAGCCCACGCGCCCTACTCCAGCAGCGGCCTGCGACGATTGCAGctgcagagaagaaaagggagcGCCGCTCATTCCGTAG